In Cupriavidus taiwanensis, the following are encoded in one genomic region:
- a CDS encoding flavin-dependent oxidoreductase has translation MKIAIAGGGIGGLTLALLCHRHGIEAEVWEASETLRPLGVGINLLPHAVRVLDELGLRDALAAIAVETSSLSYYNKLGQRIWHEPRGLAAGYDWPQFSIHRGEFQMLLHRTVVERLGTGAVHTGHSFESVLDTGAHGQARFTLRRRADHAEVEASADVLVGADGIHSAVRRHFYPTGDLPRFSRRLLWRAVTEAPPYLDGRSMFMAGHQDQKFVAYPISEPLRRQGRSLVNWIAELRVPDSVPDTPPRSDWNKQVDKSVFRAQFAGWQWDWIDIPALIDGAQAIYEFPMVDKDPLPRWTFDRVTLLGDAAHPMYPIGSNGSAQAILDARYLVDSLLGTRDTGYALREYEAERLPRTAGIVLRNRMNGPEQVMQLAEERAPQGFGDIGQVIPREELEAISLRYKQLAGFDRQSMQGKV, from the coding sequence ATGAAGATCGCAATCGCCGGAGGCGGCATCGGCGGGCTGACGCTGGCGCTGCTGTGCCACCGCCACGGCATCGAGGCCGAGGTCTGGGAGGCCAGCGAGACGCTGCGCCCGCTCGGCGTAGGCATCAACCTGCTGCCGCACGCCGTGCGCGTGCTCGACGAGCTGGGCCTGCGCGACGCGCTGGCCGCGATTGCGGTCGAGACCTCGTCCCTGTCCTACTACAACAAGCTGGGCCAGCGCATCTGGCATGAACCGCGCGGGCTCGCTGCCGGCTACGACTGGCCGCAGTTCTCGATCCACCGCGGCGAATTCCAGATGCTGCTGCACCGCACTGTGGTCGAGCGCCTGGGCACCGGCGCGGTCCATACCGGCCACAGCTTCGAGTCCGTGCTGGACACCGGCGCGCATGGCCAGGCGCGTTTCACACTGCGCCGCCGCGCCGACCATGCCGAAGTCGAGGCCAGCGCCGACGTGCTGGTCGGCGCCGACGGCATCCATTCGGCGGTGCGCCGCCATTTCTATCCCACCGGCGACCTGCCGCGCTTTTCGCGCCGGCTGCTGTGGCGCGCGGTCACTGAAGCGCCGCCCTACCTGGACGGCCGCTCGATGTTCATGGCCGGGCACCAGGACCAGAAGTTCGTCGCCTATCCCATCTCCGAGCCGCTGCGCCGCCAGGGCCGCTCGCTGGTCAACTGGATCGCCGAGCTGCGCGTGCCCGACAGCGTGCCCGACACCCCGCCGCGCAGCGACTGGAACAAGCAGGTCGACAAGTCGGTGTTCCGCGCGCAGTTCGCCGGCTGGCAGTGGGACTGGATCGACATCCCCGCGCTGATCGACGGCGCCCAGGCCATCTACGAATTCCCGATGGTCGACAAGGACCCGCTGCCGCGCTGGACCTTCGACCGCGTCACGCTGCTGGGCGACGCCGCGCACCCGATGTACCCGATCGGCTCGAACGGCAGCGCCCAGGCCATCCTCGACGCGCGCTACCTGGTCGACAGCCTGCTCGGCACCCGCGACACCGGCTACGCGCTGCGCGAATACGAGGCCGAGCGCCTGCCGCGCACCGCCGGCATCGTGCTGCGCAACCGCATGAACGGCCCCGAGCAGGTGATGCAGCTGGCCGAGGAACGCGCGCCGCAGGGCTTCGGCGATATCGGGCAGGTCATCCCTCGCGAAGAACTGGAGGCGATTTCGCTGCGGTACAAGCAGCTGGCGGGATTCGACCGGCAATCGATGCAGGGCAAGGTGTAA
- a CDS encoding LysR family transcriptional regulator, which produces MSLSLEQLQAFVAAADTGSFSAAARRLGKAQSVVSAAVSNLEIDAGNALFDRSGRYPVLTPTGERLLAEARVILERCEHFRGVAKSLGEGVETRLVLAVDELYPEETLGMLLVEFSNRFPAVELELLFPLMEDVSRLVLEGGADLGIMWRQEVLPPELGFHALGWVPMQILCAPEHPLASQRVDWEELKRYRQLMVATRTDSEEKMRLRVAADVWWVESQWVIVELVKRGLGWAFVPWHVVANSPAAAQLVSPPLAFQQQDWPVAMELVWHKQRPLGKAATWLRERICAQPLPSAPQRGA; this is translated from the coding sequence ATGAGTCTCTCGCTGGAACAACTGCAGGCTTTTGTGGCCGCCGCCGACACCGGCTCGTTCTCGGCCGCCGCGCGCCGGCTCGGCAAGGCCCAGTCGGTGGTCAGCGCGGCGGTGTCCAACCTGGAAATCGACGCCGGCAACGCACTGTTCGACCGCAGCGGTCGCTACCCGGTGCTGACCCCGACCGGCGAGCGGCTGCTGGCCGAGGCGCGCGTGATCCTGGAGCGCTGCGAGCACTTCCGCGGCGTGGCCAAGAGCCTGGGCGAGGGCGTGGAGACGCGGCTGGTGCTGGCGGTGGACGAGCTTTATCCGGAAGAAACGCTGGGCATGCTGCTGGTGGAGTTCTCCAACCGCTTCCCGGCAGTGGAGCTTGAGCTGCTGTTCCCGCTGATGGAGGACGTCAGCCGGCTGGTGCTGGAGGGCGGCGCCGACCTCGGCATCATGTGGCGCCAGGAAGTGCTGCCGCCGGAACTGGGCTTCCATGCGCTGGGCTGGGTGCCGATGCAGATCCTGTGCGCGCCCGAGCATCCGCTGGCGTCGCAGCGGGTCGACTGGGAAGAGCTCAAGCGCTACCGCCAGCTGATGGTCGCGACCCGCACCGACAGCGAGGAAAAGATGCGCCTGCGCGTCGCCGCCGACGTGTGGTGGGTGGAAAGCCAGTGGGTGATCGTCGAGCTGGTCAAGCGCGGGCTGGGCTGGGCCTTCGTGCCGTGGCACGTGGTGGCCAATTCGCCGGCCGCGGCGCAGCTGGTGTCGCCGCCGCTGGCGTTCCAGCAGCAGGACTGGCCGGTGGCGATGGAGCTGGTCTGGCACAAGCAGCGGCCGCTGGGCAAGGCCGCCACCTGGCTGCGCGAGCGCATCTGCGCGCAGCCGCTGCCGAGCGCGCCGCAGCGTGGCGCCTAG
- a CDS encoding efflux RND transporter permease subunit, whose translation MNLSAAFIHRPVATALLTLGILLAGLAALRLLPVSPLPQVDFPTISVSASLPGASPETMAATVATPLERALGTIAGVTEITSSSSLGSTRVTLQFDLSRNIDGAARDVQAAINASRATLPTSLPNNPTYRKVNPADAPIMIIALTSPTMTRGQLYDAASTILAQKLSQVDGVGQVTIGGASLPAVRVELNPTALNNYGISLEDVRNTISATNANRPLGTLENASNNWQVYANDQAMKAEDYMPLIIRYATPGTYSSASAGALIASTANATASGGVSTRVVNGVTVTTLTTSSGTTTITSGATGGTSATSGPNSFAVPVRLRDVANVVDSVQDIRNAGSANGKPSVLLVLNRSPGANIIETVDRVNEMLPQLQKMIPAAISMDVMMDRTPTIRASLREVEHTLMISVALVIMVVFVFLRNVRATLIPSVAVPVSLIGTFSVMYLAGFSLNNLSLMALTIATGFVVDDAIVVLENISRHIEEGMKPLAAALRGAREVGFTVLSMSLSLIAVFIPLLMMGGIVGRLFQEFAITLSVAILVSLVVSLTTTPMMCARMLRPVEPEKQGRFFRATERMFQWLHDGYARSLSTALRLSPLVWLVLIATIALNVYLYVIVPKGFFPQQDTGRLIGFIRADQATSFQAMRGKLDNFIKIVQSDPAVVNVTGFTGGSQRNTGQMFVTLKPLSERRESADAIIARLRAKLAKEPGASLFLQSVQDIRVGGRQSSSQYQFTLQSDDLEVLRAWEPKVRAALSNLKGLEDIDTDTNDKGLQTSVIIDRDAASRLGVTAQQVDAVLNDAFGQRLVSTIYHPLNQYRVVMELSQEYLQGPEALKDIYVVTGNGNRVPLAAFARVTPSSTPLGVNHQGQFAASTISFNLAEGTSLSQATDAINREMARIGAPETLRANFQGGAKAFQDSLKSQPLLILAALVTIYIVLGVLYESYVHPLTILSTLPSAGVGALLALLASKTDFSIIALIGVILLIGIVKKNAIMMIDFAIDAERREGLSPRDAIYRACLLRFRPILMTTMAALLGAVPLAIGRGDGAELRAPLGISIVGGLVVSQLLTLYTTPVVYLTLDRWRLKVKAWRQRRRGARTPDQPDQPAAV comes from the coding sequence ATGAATCTTTCGGCCGCCTTTATCCACCGCCCGGTCGCGACCGCGCTGCTGACGCTGGGCATCCTGCTGGCCGGGCTGGCCGCGCTGCGGCTGCTGCCGGTGTCGCCGCTGCCGCAGGTGGATTTCCCCACCATCTCGGTGTCGGCGTCGCTGCCGGGCGCCAGCCCCGAGACCATGGCCGCCACCGTGGCCACGCCGCTCGAGCGCGCGCTCGGCACCATCGCCGGCGTGACCGAGATCACTTCGAGCAGTTCGCTCGGCTCGACCCGCGTGACGCTGCAGTTCGACCTGTCGCGCAATATCGACGGCGCCGCGCGCGACGTGCAGGCGGCCATCAACGCCTCGCGCGCGACGCTGCCGACCAGCCTGCCCAACAACCCGACCTACCGCAAGGTCAACCCGGCCGACGCGCCGATCATGATCATCGCGCTGACCTCGCCGACCATGACGCGCGGGCAGCTCTACGACGCGGCCTCGACCATCCTCGCGCAGAAGCTGTCGCAGGTCGATGGCGTGGGCCAGGTCACCATCGGCGGGGCCTCGCTGCCGGCGGTGCGGGTCGAACTGAACCCGACCGCGCTGAACAACTACGGCATCTCGCTCGAGGACGTGCGCAATACCATCAGCGCGACCAACGCCAACCGGCCGCTGGGCACGCTCGAGAACGCCAGCAACAACTGGCAGGTCTACGCCAACGACCAGGCGATGAAGGCGGAAGACTACATGCCGCTGATCATCCGCTACGCCACCCCGGGCACGTACTCGTCGGCATCGGCCGGCGCGCTGATCGCCAGCACCGCCAATGCGACCGCCAGCGGCGGCGTCAGCACCAGGGTGGTCAATGGCGTGACCGTGACGACGCTGACCACCAGCAGCGGCACCACCACCATCACCAGCGGCGCCACCGGCGGCACCAGCGCCACCAGCGGGCCCAATTCGTTCGCGGTGCCGGTGCGGCTGCGCGACGTCGCCAACGTGGTCGATTCGGTGCAGGACATCCGCAACGCCGGCTCGGCCAACGGCAAGCCGTCGGTGCTGCTGGTGCTGAACCGCTCGCCCGGCGCCAACATCATCGAGACCGTCGACCGCGTCAACGAGATGCTGCCGCAGCTGCAGAAGATGATCCCGGCGGCGATCTCGATGGACGTGATGATGGACCGCACCCCCACCATCCGCGCCTCGCTGCGCGAGGTCGAGCACACGCTGATGATCTCGGTGGCGCTGGTGATCATGGTGGTGTTCGTGTTCCTGCGCAACGTGCGCGCCACCCTGATCCCCAGCGTGGCGGTGCCGGTGTCCCTGATCGGCACGTTCTCGGTGATGTATCTGGCCGGGTTCTCGCTGAACAACCTGTCGCTGATGGCGCTGACCATCGCCACCGGCTTTGTCGTCGACGACGCCATCGTGGTGCTGGAAAACATCTCGCGCCATATCGAGGAAGGCATGAAGCCGCTGGCTGCGGCGCTGCGCGGTGCGCGCGAGGTCGGCTTCACGGTGCTGTCGATGAGCCTGTCGCTGATCGCGGTGTTCATCCCGCTGCTGATGATGGGCGGCATCGTCGGCCGGCTGTTCCAGGAGTTCGCGATCACGCTGTCGGTGGCGATCCTGGTGTCGCTGGTGGTCTCGCTGACCACCACGCCGATGATGTGCGCGCGCATGCTGCGGCCGGTGGAACCGGAAAAACAGGGGCGCTTCTTCCGCGCCACCGAGCGCATGTTCCAGTGGCTGCATGACGGCTATGCGCGTTCGCTGTCGACCGCACTGCGGCTGAGCCCGCTGGTGTGGCTGGTGCTGATCGCCACCATTGCGCTCAACGTGTACCTGTATGTGATCGTGCCCAAGGGCTTTTTCCCGCAGCAGGACACCGGCCGGCTGATCGGCTTTATCCGCGCCGACCAGGCCACCTCGTTCCAGGCCATGCGCGGCAAGCTCGACAACTTCATCAAGATCGTCCAGTCGGACCCGGCGGTGGTCAACGTCACCGGCTTTACCGGCGGCTCGCAGCGCAATACCGGGCAGATGTTCGTCACGCTCAAGCCGCTGTCGGAGCGCAGGGAATCGGCCGACGCCATCATCGCGCGGCTGCGCGCCAAGCTGGCCAAGGAGCCCGGCGCCAGCCTGTTCCTGCAGTCGGTGCAGGACATCCGCGTGGGCGGGCGCCAGAGCAGCTCGCAGTACCAGTTCACGCTGCAGTCCGACGACCTGGAAGTGCTGCGCGCGTGGGAGCCCAAGGTGCGCGCCGCGTTGTCGAACCTGAAGGGGCTGGAGGATATCGACACCGATACCAACGACAAGGGGCTGCAGACCTCGGTGATCATCGACCGCGACGCGGCCTCGCGCCTGGGCGTGACCGCGCAGCAGGTGGACGCGGTGCTGAACGACGCGTTCGGGCAGCGGCTGGTGTCGACCATCTACCATCCGCTCAACCAGTACCGCGTGGTGATGGAGCTCAGCCAGGAATACCTGCAGGGGCCCGAGGCGCTTAAGGACATCTATGTCGTCACCGGCAACGGCAACCGCGTGCCGCTGGCCGCGTTCGCGCGCGTAACCCCGAGCAGCACGCCGCTGGGCGTCAACCACCAGGGCCAGTTCGCGGCGTCGACGATCTCGTTCAACCTGGCGGAAGGGACTTCGCTGTCGCAGGCGACCGATGCCATCAACCGCGAGATGGCGCGCATCGGCGCCCCCGAAACGCTGCGCGCCAACTTCCAGGGCGGCGCCAAGGCGTTCCAGGACTCGCTCAAGAGCCAGCCGCTGCTGATCCTGGCGGCGCTGGTCACGATCTATATCGTGCTGGGCGTGCTGTATGAAAGCTATGTGCATCCGCTGACGATCCTGTCGACGCTGCCGTCGGCCGGCGTAGGCGCGCTGCTGGCGCTGCTGGCTTCGAAGACCGACTTCAGCATCATCGCGCTGATCGGCGTGATCCTGCTGATCGGCATCGTCAAGAAGAACGCGATCATGATGATCGACTTCGCCATCGATGCCGAGCGGCGCGAGGGGCTGTCGCCGCGCGACGCGATCTACCGCGCCTGCCTGCTGCGCTTCCGCCCGATCCTGATGACCACCATGGCCGCACTGCTGGGCGCGGTGCCGCTGGCGATCGGCCGCGGCGACGGCGCCGAGCTGCGCGCGCCGCTGGGCATTTCCATTGTCGGCGGGCTGGTGGTGAGCCAGCTGCTGACGCTGTACACCACGCCGGTGGTCTACCTGACGCTGGACCGCTGGCGCCTGAAGGTCAAGGCCTGGCGCCAGCGCCGCCGTGGTGCCCGTACACCGGACCAGCCTGACCAGCCGGCCGCCGTCTAG
- a CDS encoding ABC transporter substrate-binding protein, protein MAPRTPTDRTRLALAALLAFTATTALADITVGVSLSTTGPSASLGIPQKNSLAYLPQQIGGEPVRYIVLDDASDPTQGAKAARRFVAEDKVDIILGSSAVAPSIAIAEVADEAQTVQLSFSPIELKPGRGAWTFRLAQPVRLMANAVAATAKTRGVKTIGFIGFADAYGETWLKDFTAAASANGIRLVATERYGRADTSVTAQALKLIAAKPDAILIAGAGTGAALPHTTLRERGYGGTLYQTHGAATRDLIRIGGRLVNGAILPAGPVIVPEQLPAGDPVRKPGLDYVTRYEKQYGAETRTQFGAHAYDAGLVLERIVPVALKQARPGTPAFRQALRHALETERDIVVSHGVLNFSAQDHYGFDQRGRVMVTIENGNWKLLK, encoded by the coding sequence ATGGCACCCCGAACCCCGACCGACCGCACCCGCCTCGCGCTAGCCGCCTTGCTGGCCTTCACCGCCACCACCGCCCTCGCCGACATCACCGTCGGCGTCAGCCTGTCCACCACCGGCCCTTCGGCTTCGCTGGGCATCCCGCAGAAAAACTCGCTGGCCTACCTGCCGCAGCAGATCGGCGGCGAGCCGGTGCGCTACATCGTGCTGGACGATGCCTCCGATCCCACGCAGGGCGCCAAGGCGGCGCGCCGCTTCGTTGCCGAGGACAAGGTCGACATCATCCTGGGCTCTTCCGCGGTGGCGCCGTCGATCGCGATTGCCGAGGTAGCCGACGAAGCCCAGACCGTGCAGCTGTCGTTCTCGCCGATCGAGCTGAAGCCCGGGCGCGGCGCATGGACCTTCCGGCTGGCGCAGCCGGTGCGGCTGATGGCCAATGCCGTGGCCGCCACCGCCAAGACCCGGGGCGTCAAGACCATCGGCTTTATCGGCTTTGCCGATGCCTACGGCGAGACCTGGCTGAAGGATTTCACCGCCGCCGCCAGCGCCAACGGCATCCGCCTGGTCGCCACCGAGCGCTACGGCCGCGCCGACACCAGCGTGACCGCGCAGGCGCTCAAGCTGATCGCGGCCAAACCCGATGCCATCCTGATCGCCGGCGCCGGCACCGGCGCCGCGCTGCCGCACACCACGCTGCGCGAGCGCGGCTACGGCGGCACGCTGTACCAGACCCATGGCGCGGCCACCAGGGACCTGATCCGCATTGGCGGGCGCCTGGTCAACGGCGCGATCCTGCCCGCCGGCCCGGTGATCGTGCCGGAGCAGCTGCCCGCCGGCGACCCGGTGCGCAAGCCCGGGCTGGACTACGTCACCCGCTATGAAAAACAATACGGGGCCGAGACCCGCACGCAGTTCGGCGCCCATGCCTACGATGCCGGGCTGGTGCTGGAGCGCATCGTGCCGGTGGCGCTGAAGCAGGCCCGCCCCGGCACGCCGGCATTCCGCCAGGCGCTGCGCCACGCGCTGGAGACCGAGCGCGACATCGTGGTGTCGCACGGGGTGCTGAACTTCAGTGCGCAAGACCACTATGGCTTCGACCAGCGCGGACGGGTTATGGTGACAATAGAAAACGGCAACTGGAAACTGCTCAAATGA
- a CDS encoding efflux transporter outer membrane subunit: MTVLSRLLTHALPVPLACALLLAGCAVGPDYQRPDAPVSASFKEADAATPAWTGDWKPAEPQDALARADWWTVFGDAQLDALMGEVQISNQNIKAAEAQYRQAVASLQAARAGFFPVVDAQAGASRARGVNGNTLNGQSATLGATWELDVWGRVRRQVESSEASAQASEADLASTLLSTQATLAQSYFLLRVADAQKALLDRTVADYQKSLQLVQNQYAAGTAQRSDVLQSETQLKSAQAQQIDIQITRAQLEHAIAVLVGKPPAALSLAADEFRAAPPRVPAAVPSQLLERRPDIGAAERRMASANAQIGVAQAAYYPTLSLSASGGLTASTLARWMSLPDRIWSIGGGLAGTLFDGGLRSAAKAQAVAAYDQTVANYRQTVLGAFQEVEDNLAAQRLLEQEAVVQNDALRSAREALALVNNRYRAGTAGLLDVLTAQTSAYTAERTALSITGRQYTAAVVLVKALGGGWHAQAAGGSGSAGASGQAAAPATVGQR, translated from the coding sequence ATGACAGTTCTTTCCCGCCTCCTGACCCACGCCCTGCCGGTGCCGCTGGCGTGCGCGCTGCTGCTGGCCGGCTGCGCCGTCGGCCCCGACTACCAGCGCCCCGATGCGCCGGTGTCCGCCTCGTTCAAGGAAGCCGATGCCGCCACGCCCGCCTGGACCGGCGACTGGAAGCCCGCCGAGCCGCAGGACGCGCTGGCGCGCGCCGACTGGTGGACCGTGTTCGGCGATGCGCAGCTCGACGCGCTGATGGGCGAGGTGCAGATCTCGAACCAGAACATCAAGGCCGCCGAGGCCCAGTACCGCCAGGCGGTGGCATCGCTGCAGGCGGCACGCGCGGGCTTTTTCCCGGTGGTCGATGCGCAGGCCGGCGCGTCGCGCGCGCGCGGCGTCAACGGCAACACGCTCAACGGGCAGAGCGCCACGCTGGGCGCGACCTGGGAGCTCGACGTCTGGGGCCGCGTGCGGCGCCAGGTGGAAAGCAGCGAGGCCAGCGCGCAGGCCAGCGAGGCCGACCTGGCGTCGACGCTGCTGTCGACGCAGGCCACACTGGCGCAAAGCTACTTCCTGCTGCGCGTGGCCGATGCGCAGAAGGCGCTGCTGGACCGCACCGTCGCCGACTACCAGAAGTCGCTGCAGCTGGTGCAGAACCAGTACGCGGCCGGCACCGCGCAGCGCTCCGACGTGCTGCAGTCCGAGACCCAGCTCAAGAGCGCGCAGGCGCAGCAGATCGACATCCAGATCACGCGCGCGCAGCTGGAGCATGCCATCGCGGTGCTGGTGGGCAAGCCGCCGGCGGCGCTGTCGCTGGCCGCCGATGAATTCCGCGCCGCGCCGCCGCGCGTGCCGGCCGCGGTGCCGTCGCAGCTGCTGGAGCGCCGCCCCGACATCGGCGCGGCCGAGCGGCGCATGGCCTCGGCCAATGCGCAGATCGGCGTGGCGCAGGCGGCGTACTACCCGACGCTGTCGCTGTCGGCCAGCGGCGGGCTGACGGCCAGCACGCTGGCGCGCTGGATGTCGCTGCCGGACCGGATCTGGTCGATCGGCGGCGGCCTGGCCGGCACGCTGTTCGACGGCGGCCTGCGCAGCGCGGCCAAGGCGCAGGCGGTGGCCGCCTACGACCAGACCGTGGCCAACTACCGCCAGACCGTGCTGGGCGCGTTCCAGGAAGTCGAGGACAACCTCGCCGCGCAGCGGCTGCTGGAACAGGAGGCGGTGGTGCAGAACGACGCGCTGCGCTCGGCGCGCGAGGCGTTGGCGCTGGTCAACAACCGCTACCGCGCCGGCACCGCCGGCCTGCTCGACGTGCTGACGGCGCAGACCAGCGCCTACACCGCGGAGCGCACCGCGCTGTCGATCACGGGCCGCCAGTACACCGCGGCGGTGGTGCTGGTCAAGGCGCTGGGCGGCGGCTGGCATGCGCAGGCTGCAGGCGGCAGCGGCAGCGCAGGCGCCAGCGGACAAGCCGCCGCGCCGGCCACCGTCGGCCAGCGCTAG
- a CDS encoding PACE efflux transporter — protein MRKTWDRIRHAVGFEVVGLLIFAPLASWAFGYELHEMGVIGAVASLIATGWNYLYNVLFDKGMLRFTGQLRKSVPVRVLHALLFELGLLVVFLPSVAWYLDISLLDALIMDIAVAGFYMVYALVYNWLYDIVFPVPSLKTPAAAEAKPEGAALG, from the coding sequence ATGCGCAAAACCTGGGACCGGATCCGCCATGCCGTTGGCTTCGAGGTGGTCGGCCTGCTGATCTTCGCACCGCTGGCCAGCTGGGCCTTCGGCTATGAACTGCACGAGATGGGCGTGATCGGCGCGGTCGCGTCGCTGATCGCCACCGGCTGGAACTACCTGTACAACGTGCTGTTCGACAAGGGCATGCTGCGTTTCACCGGCCAGCTGCGCAAGTCGGTGCCGGTGCGCGTGCTGCACGCGCTGCTGTTCGAACTGGGCCTGCTCGTCGTGTTCCTGCCGTCGGTGGCGTGGTACCTCGATATCAGCCTGCTCGACGCGCTCATCATGGACATCGCCGTGGCCGGCTTCTACATGGTCTACGCGCTGGTGTACAACTGGCTGTACGACATCGTGTTCCCGGTGCCGTCGCTCAAGACACCGGCCGCGGCCGAGGCCAAGCCGGAAGGCGCCGCGCTGGGCTGA